A stretch of the Gimesia sp. genome encodes the following:
- a CDS encoding Ig-like domain-containing protein, which produces MSRPIGYASHVERLEDRTLLASNILASLESSVNQPNDSTELLLTVGAGSSPTLGFEVHASPGSAFNPAAVQILDANTNAVVPLQLAEHDHAGTSSSLVLATLAPGDYSIFVQGQTAATGNFTIDIFMPGDSDGSGSVSDTEYQQALAASYQHLFGFNHFTSQMILSMGLNPNQNYYSEEQDGDKDGDIDNYDLQMMNNNRNVPTVQLELIGDQDAPAVVAGLQTDSGVSNSDGITNDLTIIGTVSDESLIAQFKVALDGGSYVDIFGLLSGGANGGSFTLTRGWLETNLNGGGSLEGGTHTLHFMTVDEHDNVSPAGAFDVNFELDTIAPTTATPIGNQTLNEDFGSFNLGPFTDFFNQNGGTPLSYSVDSITNAILNFNFATEELILTSRQDVSGSADIVIRAIDVAGNTVLSNTFTVTVNALNDAPVAVDDSFSTDEETVLNGASNVLAANPTTADSDVENNTLTVTEVNGVAGDVGNQIALGSGALLTLNSDGTFTYDPTGVFNYLAVGESATESFTYTIDDGTGLLVTSDTATVTITIHGVNDPPVAADDDFTITQNETLNMNHHSVISSNGNGVDYDPDSSDSIEVTAVNGSAANVGNEVVLASGASLTLFSGGFISYQPNGVFDYLALGETATETFTYTLSDGNGGTDTATVTISITGVNDDPVANPNTILTVGADEDNPVSVPAGAIFEFATDAEDDSLLITEINGAVGNVGATISIGLGGLLTANADGSFTFDPNDSYDFLAVGDFYDEAFTYKISDGNGGTDGGTYTIRIHGINDAPIAADEGIAATEDGGTVSTSVLADDVDSDDDANSLVYAITAQPSEGTASSNGDGSFTFNPGTDFQDLA; this is translated from the coding sequence ATGTCTCGTCCGATTGGATATGCCAGCCACGTTGAGCGTCTGGAAGACCGGACCCTGCTGGCGAGCAACATTCTGGCGTCGCTGGAGAGTTCAGTAAACCAGCCAAATGATTCGACTGAACTGCTGCTGACGGTTGGTGCCGGCAGCTCGCCGACTTTGGGATTTGAGGTTCATGCCTCTCCCGGCTCTGCATTTAATCCGGCTGCGGTCCAGATTCTGGATGCGAACACCAATGCTGTGGTTCCACTGCAACTGGCTGAACACGATCATGCTGGCACGTCCAGCTCACTGGTCCTGGCCACACTGGCTCCTGGTGACTACTCGATCTTCGTCCAGGGCCAGACAGCAGCCACCGGTAATTTCACCATCGACATCTTTATGCCGGGTGACTCTGACGGCAGTGGCTCTGTCAGTGATACTGAATATCAGCAGGCGCTGGCTGCCTCTTACCAGCATCTGTTCGGATTTAATCATTTCACTTCGCAGATGATTCTGTCGATGGGTCTGAATCCGAATCAGAATTATTACTCGGAAGAGCAGGACGGTGACAAAGATGGTGACATCGACAACTACGACCTGCAGATGATGAACAACAACCGCAACGTACCCACGGTGCAACTGGAACTGATTGGGGACCAGGATGCGCCGGCTGTGGTAGCCGGCCTGCAGACGGATTCCGGAGTTTCCAATTCGGACGGCATCACCAACGATTTGACGATTATCGGTACTGTCTCTGATGAAAGCCTGATTGCCCAGTTCAAAGTCGCCCTGGATGGGGGCAGCTATGTGGATATCTTTGGTCTGCTCTCCGGCGGCGCCAACGGTGGTTCATTCACGCTGACACGCGGCTGGCTGGAAACGAACCTGAACGGTGGCGGTTCGCTGGAAGGGGGCACTCATACCCTGCACTTCATGACTGTGGATGAACATGATAATGTCAGCCCGGCTGGTGCCTTCGATGTCAATTTTGAACTGGATACGATTGCGCCTACCACAGCGACTCCAATCGGGAACCAGACACTCAACGAAGATTTCGGCAGCTTCAACCTGGGCCCGTTCACTGATTTCTTTAATCAGAACGGGGGAACCCCGCTCAGCTACAGTGTTGATTCCATTACCAATGCCATTCTCAATTTTAATTTCGCCACAGAAGAACTCATTTTGACTTCCCGGCAGGATGTGAGTGGGTCGGCGGATATTGTGATTCGGGCCATCGACGTCGCCGGGAATACTGTGCTGTCGAATACGTTCACTGTGACAGTCAATGCACTTAATGACGCCCCGGTAGCTGTCGACGACAGTTTCAGCACAGATGAAGAAACAGTCCTCAATGGTGCCAGCAATGTGCTTGCTGCAAACCCTACGACAGCTGATTCCGATGTTGAGAACAATACGCTGACCGTAACGGAAGTCAACGGGGTGGCAGGTGACGTCGGCAATCAGATTGCACTCGGTTCCGGTGCGTTACTGACACTGAATTCCGATGGTACGTTTACCTATGATCCTACTGGCGTGTTTAACTATCTGGCAGTCGGAGAATCAGCAACGGAAAGCTTTACCTACACTATCGACGATGGAACCGGGCTGCTGGTTACCTCGGACACCGCGACCGTCACGATTACGATTCACGGTGTGAACGATCCTCCGGTCGCTGCTGACGATGACTTTACGATCACTCAGAACGAAACCCTGAACATGAATCACCACAGTGTGATCAGCAGTAACGGCAATGGTGTGGACTACGATCCCGATAGTAGCGACAGTATTGAGGTAACGGCCGTCAATGGTAGCGCAGCCAATGTGGGTAATGAGGTTGTGCTGGCTTCCGGTGCATCGTTGACACTGTTCAGCGGTGGGTTTATTTCTTATCAACCCAATGGGGTGTTTGACTATCTGGCTCTCGGTGAGACCGCGACCGAAACCTTTACCTACACCCTCAGCGATGGAAACGGCGGCACCGATACCGCGACCGTGACGATCTCCATTACCGGTGTGAATGATGATCCTGTCGCCAATCCCAATACAATTCTGACGGTAGGCGCAGATGAAGATAATCCTGTAAGCGTTCCCGCCGGGGCGATTTTTGAATTTGCCACTGATGCGGAAGACGATTCCCTGCTGATAACGGAAATTAATGGCGCTGTCGGGAATGTGGGCGCTACAATTTCCATCGGACTCGGAGGGTTGCTGACTGCGAATGCAGACGGCAGTTTCACATTTGACCCGAACGATAGCTATGACTTTCTAGCCGTTGGTGATTTTTACGACGAAGCATTTACGTATAAAATCTCTGATGGCAACGGTGGTACGGATGGAGGCACCTACACCATCAGGATTCATGGCATTAACGACGCCCCGATCGCCGCCGACGAAGGCATTGCAGCGACCGAAGATGGTGGTACGGTATCCACGAGCGTGCTGGCCGATGATGTGGACAGTGACGACGACGCCAACAGCCTGGTCTATGCAATCACCGCTCAGCCGAGTGAAGGAACTGCTTCTTCAAACGGAGATGGCAGTTTTACCTTCAATCCGGGGACTGACTTCCAGGACCTGGCCG